In Agromyces sp. 3263, a single genomic region encodes these proteins:
- a CDS encoding DUF6596 domain-containing protein produces MPTAAGAEVALALEQAHREWGFVLAATIRVAGDIDSAEEAVQDAYAVALATWPDRGIPANPAAWLTVTARRRALDVHRREATARRALPKLVDPEPEPIDEQVEAMDGIPDERLRLIFTCCHPALAPEAQVALTLRLVCGLATPEIARAFLVQEATMAARITRAKRKIQVANIPYRVPEGDELPARLEQVLDVVHLVFTTGHSAPSGAQLTRGDLAERGVELARMLRALLPSDPDVAGLLALVLLTDARRAARVDVAGRLVLLEEQDRATWDRAAIADGASLVAEALGAVRPGRPPGRYAVMAAIAAVHDESPTWADTDWDAILALYDVLRVTWPTPVVELNRAIALGFADGPAAGLAELDDLAADPRLARYPYLAAARADCLRRLGRTAEARIAYDEALILTDNEVEREFLARRISALGGG; encoded by the coding sequence ATGCCGACGGCCGCCGGTGCCGAGGTCGCACTCGCGCTGGAGCAGGCGCACCGCGAGTGGGGCTTCGTGCTGGCGGCCACCATCCGCGTCGCGGGCGACATCGACTCCGCGGAGGAGGCCGTGCAGGACGCGTATGCCGTCGCCCTGGCCACGTGGCCTGATCGCGGCATCCCGGCCAACCCGGCCGCGTGGCTGACGGTGACGGCCCGGCGCCGCGCGCTCGACGTGCACCGCCGCGAGGCGACCGCCCGTCGGGCGCTGCCCAAGCTGGTCGACCCCGAGCCGGAGCCGATCGACGAGCAGGTCGAGGCGATGGACGGCATCCCCGACGAGCGGCTGCGACTCATCTTCACGTGCTGCCATCCGGCCCTCGCGCCCGAGGCCCAGGTCGCGCTGACCCTCCGCCTCGTCTGCGGCCTCGCGACTCCCGAGATCGCACGGGCGTTCCTCGTCCAGGAGGCGACGATGGCCGCTCGCATCACGCGGGCGAAGCGCAAGATCCAGGTGGCGAACATCCCGTATCGCGTGCCCGAGGGCGACGAGCTGCCGGCGAGGCTCGAGCAGGTGCTCGACGTCGTGCACCTCGTCTTCACGACGGGGCATTCCGCGCCGTCGGGTGCGCAGCTCACGCGGGGCGACCTCGCCGAGCGCGGCGTCGAGCTCGCCCGCATGCTGCGTGCCCTGCTGCCGTCCGATCCGGATGTCGCGGGGCTGCTCGCACTCGTGCTCCTCACCGATGCGCGGCGGGCCGCTCGCGTCGACGTCGCCGGCCGGCTGGTGCTGCTCGAGGAGCAGGACCGCGCCACCTGGGATCGCGCGGCCATCGCCGACGGAGCCTCGCTCGTCGCGGAGGCGCTCGGTGCGGTGCGGCCCGGCCGACCGCCCGGGCGGTACGCGGTGATGGCCGCGATCGCCGCCGTGCACGACGAGAGCCCCACGTGGGCCGACACCGACTGGGACGCGATCCTCGCCCTCTACGACGTCCTGCGCGTGACCTGGCCGACGCCCGTGGTCGAGTTGAACCGGGCGATCGCGCTCGGCTTCGCCGACGGGCCCGCGGCCGGCCTCGCCGAGCTCGACGACCTCGCCGCGGATCCGCGTCTCGCCAGGTATCCGTACCTCGCCGCGGCCCGAGCCGACTGCCTGCGGCGGCTCGGTCGCACCGCTGAGGCGCGGATCGCCTACGACGAGGCGCTGATCCTCACCGACAACGAGGTGGAGCGCGAGTTCCTCGCAAGACGCATCAGCGCGCTCGGCGGGGGCTGA
- a CDS encoding FAD-linked oxidase C-terminal domain-containing protein produces the protein MQANETVIAELLRMLRADQVLTDAASLDAYAHDDAEWAPCERPLAVVLAEHEDDVSAVVRLAAASGARVVPRGAGTGLSGGSNAVAQSIVLSLERMTRIVEVNVAERYVVAEAGVINDTVREAVASHGLWYPPDPASYRISTIGGNVATNAGGICCVKYGVTRDYVIGMRVVLADGDVVDLGRRTAKGVTGYDLTALMVGSEGTLGVVTQVTLQLLPLGGREERAIVGSFGSLREAGVAVAEITAAGIVPAALELIDRTCVEAVDAWQSLGLPHGVDTMLLAKVDEVGAAGEELAASVARIMTDAGAVTVERATDAEEIDRLFLARRLAYPALERLGPVLTEDICVPRGAVPEMLSRIQATAAAHDVVIANIAHAGDGNLHPLIIAPEGDEAAKARAKLAFDRIVDDCRELGGTVTGEHGVGLLKLPGAAEELGPRVIAMHAAIKQALDPLGTLNPGKAFPA, from the coding sequence ATGCAGGCCAACGAGACGGTCATCGCCGAGCTGCTCCGGATGCTCCGCGCCGACCAGGTGCTGACGGATGCCGCGTCCCTCGACGCGTACGCCCACGACGACGCCGAGTGGGCGCCGTGCGAGCGGCCGCTCGCCGTGGTGCTGGCCGAGCACGAGGACGACGTGTCGGCCGTGGTGCGCCTCGCCGCGGCATCCGGTGCTCGCGTCGTGCCGCGCGGGGCGGGCACGGGCCTCTCGGGCGGCTCGAACGCCGTGGCGCAGAGCATCGTGCTCTCACTGGAGCGGATGACGCGCATCGTCGAGGTGAACGTCGCCGAGCGCTACGTGGTCGCCGAGGCGGGCGTGATCAACGACACGGTGCGCGAGGCGGTGGCATCGCACGGGCTCTGGTACCCGCCCGACCCGGCCAGCTACCGCATCTCGACGATCGGCGGCAACGTCGCGACGAACGCGGGCGGCATCTGCTGCGTGAAGTACGGGGTGACCCGTGACTACGTGATCGGCATGCGGGTCGTCCTCGCCGACGGCGACGTGGTCGACCTCGGACGGCGCACGGCGAAGGGGGTCACGGGCTACGACCTCACCGCGCTCATGGTGGGCTCCGAGGGCACCCTCGGCGTCGTCACCCAGGTCACGCTGCAACTGCTGCCGCTCGGCGGCCGCGAGGAGCGTGCGATCGTCGGCTCGTTCGGCTCGCTCCGCGAAGCGGGTGTCGCCGTGGCCGAGATCACCGCGGCCGGCATCGTCCCGGCTGCGCTCGAGCTCATCGACCGCACCTGCGTCGAGGCCGTCGACGCGTGGCAGTCCCTCGGGCTTCCCCACGGAGTGGACACGATGCTGCTCGCCAAGGTCGACGAGGTGGGGGCCGCGGGCGAGGAGCTCGCGGCATCCGTGGCCCGCATCATGACGGATGCCGGTGCCGTGACGGTCGAGCGGGCGACCGACGCCGAGGAGATCGACCGCCTGTTCCTCGCCCGCCGCCTCGCCTACCCTGCGCTCGAGCGCCTGGGGCCGGTGCTCACCGAGGACATCTGCGTGCCGCGCGGCGCGGTGCCCGAGATGCTGTCGCGGATCCAGGCGACCGCGGCCGCGCACGACGTGGTCATCGCGAACATCGCCCACGCCGGCGACGGCAACCTGCACCCGTTGATCATCGCGCCCGAGGGCGACGAGGCTGCCAAGGCCCGGGCGAAGCTCGCGTTCGACCGCATCGTCGACGACTGCCGTGAGCTCGGCGGCACCGTGACGGGCGAGCACGGCGTGGGCCTGCTGAAGCTGCCGGGCGCCGCCGAGGAGCTCGGGCCGCGGGTGATCGCGATGCACGCGGCGATCAAGCAGGCGCTCGATCCGCTCGGCACGCTGAACCCCGGCAAGGCGTTCCCGGCGTAG
- a CDS encoding emopamil-binding family protein, producing the protein MTAPPSPDVEAARAGAPAAAASADPCRPPNLPLRERPFDWFFLVVFSLFAVTSMISDMVPTLGIDFSEPSPNFLVNANWWYAHDTDPLFMQPPVWMRFVTGLSAFVYPVFYVLLVISIVKGWNWIQLPSVIYATMIASITGIIVFGVEFFGEPEWITPNPVKFLAFNLPYVLIPILLLVRMRRPLPFARTF; encoded by the coding sequence ATGACCGCCCCGCCCAGCCCCGACGTCGAGGCGGCCCGCGCAGGTGCGCCCGCCGCCGCGGCATCCGCCGACCCGTGCCGCCCGCCGAACCTGCCCTTGCGCGAGCGCCCGTTCGATTGGTTCTTCCTCGTCGTGTTCTCGCTGTTCGCGGTGACGAGCATGATCAGCGACATGGTGCCGACGCTCGGCATCGACTTCTCGGAGCCCTCGCCGAACTTCCTCGTGAACGCGAACTGGTGGTACGCGCACGACACCGACCCGCTGTTCATGCAGCCGCCGGTGTGGATGCGATTCGTCACGGGGCTCTCGGCGTTCGTCTACCCGGTCTTCTACGTGCTGCTCGTCATCTCGATCGTCAAGGGCTGGAACTGGATCCAGCTGCCCAGCGTGATCTACGCCACGATGATCGCGTCGATCACGGGCATCATCGTCTTCGGCGTCGAGTTCTTCGGCGAGCCCGAGTGGATCACGCCCAACCCGGTCAAGTTCCTCGCCTTCAACCTGCCGTACGTGCTCATCCCGATCCTGCTGCTCGTGCGCATGCGCAGGCCGTTGCCGTTCGCCCGCACCTTCTGA
- a CDS encoding UBP-type zinc finger domain-containing protein produces the protein MTDETPAIDPDVPPSGEGCAECLAAGGWWLHLRRCAQCGHVGCCDSSPEQHASRHAREQGHPIAQSFEPGEDWFWDYAAARSVDGPKLAAPDSRPTAQGAPAPRDRVPDDWRSLLHPLARS, from the coding sequence ATGACCGACGAGACCCCGGCGATCGATCCCGATGTTCCGCCGTCCGGCGAGGGCTGCGCCGAGTGCCTCGCTGCGGGCGGCTGGTGGCTGCACCTGCGGCGCTGTGCGCAGTGCGGGCACGTCGGATGCTGCGACAGCTCGCCCGAGCAGCACGCCTCCCGTCACGCGCGCGAGCAGGGGCATCCGATCGCCCAGTCGTTCGAGCCCGGCGAGGACTGGTTCTGGGACTACGCGGCCGCCCGTTCGGTCGACGGCCCGAAGCTCGCCGCGCCCGACAGCCGGCCGACCGCGCAGGGTGCCCCGGCGCCCCGCGACCGGGTCCCCGACGACTGGCGTTCGCTGCTGCATCCGCTGGCACGGAGCTAG
- a CDS encoding DeoR/GlpR family DNA-binding transcription regulator has translation MFTEERRQVILSALSVHGSSSVADLSRMVRSSEITIRRDLKALEEAGLVVRHRGGASVGRSSMDEPSYREKAVVAADEKLAMAELAAELIDDGDVIMLCAGTTTQALAQRLTRRRLMVATTSVLVANALFDAADVEVLLIGGILRGSIRGVIGGEAEKAVSRLRFHKLFLSGNGLTAANGLSTPNMHVASVDRAAVESAKRVMVLADHTKIGVDSMVQTVPTERIDTLVTDARADTGELERLAEVGVQLRVAAPTDAIADDGVKAVDTRR, from the coding sequence ATGTTCACCGAGGAACGGCGCCAGGTCATCCTCTCCGCGCTGTCGGTGCACGGGTCCTCGTCGGTCGCCGATCTCTCCCGGATGGTCCGTTCGTCGGAGATCACGATCCGGCGGGACCTGAAGGCGCTCGAGGAGGCGGGCCTCGTGGTGCGACACCGAGGCGGGGCATCCGTCGGCCGCTCGAGCATGGACGAACCGAGTTATCGCGAGAAGGCGGTCGTCGCCGCTGACGAGAAGCTCGCGATGGCGGAGCTCGCAGCAGAGCTCATCGACGACGGCGACGTGATCATGCTGTGCGCGGGCACGACCACCCAGGCACTCGCACAGCGACTCACTCGCCGGCGTCTCATGGTGGCCACCACCTCGGTGCTCGTCGCGAATGCGCTGTTCGATGCCGCGGATGTGGAGGTGCTGCTCATCGGCGGCATTCTTCGCGGGAGCATCCGCGGTGTCATCGGCGGTGAGGCCGAGAAGGCCGTGTCGCGGCTGCGATTCCACAAGCTCTTCCTCTCGGGCAACGGTCTGACCGCGGCGAATGGCCTCAGCACCCCGAACATGCACGTCGCGAGCGTCGACCGAGCGGCCGTCGAGTCGGCCAAGCGGGTGATGGTGCTCGCCGACCACACGAAGATCGGCGTCGACTCGATGGTGCAGACGGTGCCGACCGAGCGGATCGACACGCTCGTGACGGATGCCCGAGCCGACACCGGCGAGCTCGAACGACTCGCCGAGGTGGGCGTCCAGCTCCGCGTGGCGGCGCCGACGGACGCGATCGCGGATGACGGCGTGAAGGCCGTCGATACGCGCCGCTGA
- a CDS encoding alpha/beta hydrolase, with the protein MPTITSSDGVSLNYIETGDPAARPVVLIAGFKASAASWRYQLKPLARAGHRVIAFDRRGHGASGIGAGDHTMDRHGADIHELLTALELDDVTLVGQSMGGNAIWALVQQFGASGIRDIVIVDQTPKMLNAGDWAYGFYDYDESNADTFFANGIPDPGRHPAKSKGLVRIARVLKAMELPKGGKPTFTAAELELLHDHATRDWRDVIAGLDRPAFFVAGAESEFWPAEHAAASAALNPAATSAVIERDGHAANIEQPQKFNDALLGYLRR; encoded by the coding sequence TTGCCCACCATCACGAGTTCCGACGGCGTCTCGCTGAACTACATCGAGACCGGCGACCCGGCGGCGAGACCCGTGGTGCTCATCGCCGGATTCAAGGCATCGGCGGCGAGCTGGCGCTACCAGCTCAAGCCCCTCGCCCGGGCCGGCCATCGGGTGATCGCGTTCGACCGGCGCGGCCACGGCGCCTCGGGCATCGGTGCGGGCGACCACACCATGGACCGCCACGGCGCCGACATCCACGAGCTGCTCACGGCGCTCGAACTCGACGACGTCACCCTGGTCGGCCAGTCGATGGGCGGCAACGCGATCTGGGCACTCGTGCAGCAGTTCGGCGCGAGCGGCATCCGGGACATCGTCATCGTCGACCAGACTCCCAAGATGCTCAACGCCGGCGACTGGGCATACGGCTTCTACGACTACGACGAGTCGAACGCCGACACGTTCTTCGCCAACGGAATCCCCGACCCCGGCCGCCATCCGGCGAAGTCGAAGGGGCTGGTGCGCATCGCGCGCGTGCTGAAGGCGATGGAGCTCCCCAAGGGCGGCAAGCCCACGTTCACCGCCGCCGAGCTCGAACTGCTGCACGACCACGCCACGCGCGACTGGCGCGACGTGATCGCCGGACTCGACCGGCCCGCGTTCTTCGTCGCCGGCGCCGAGAGCGAGTTCTGGCCGGCCGAGCATGCCGCGGCATCCGCTGCCCTGAACCCGGCGGCCACCTCGGCCGTCATCGAGCGCGACGGCCACGCCGCGAACATCGAGCAGCCGCAGAAGTTCAACGACGCGCTGCTCGGGTACCTGCGGCGCTGA
- a CDS encoding SulP family inorganic anion transporter has protein sequence MTNAPPRVPWLAAWWRSVRNVFRRETLGKDALAGTILGIESVPDGLAIGLLAGVNPVAGIYAFLFGMVGAAVLTSSTFMAVQATGAMALIVSDTDLGALPDPDRGLFTLAMLTGVFMIIAGVLKGGRMLRFVPTAVMVGFVTAVGVNIVLGQLTNLTGYAGLGANRVTRAVDTLTHFWLIDLPTLTVGLVTIALIVVLTRTRLRSLGLVVAIAAGSALAALFTFVFGWDVLTVGDVADVPTGLPAPVLPTFGDLAYLTLPALSLAFVGLVQGAAVAGAVPNADGKPADASRDFIAQGLGSIVAGVFRGMPVGGSMSASSLVRAAGARTRLALFIAAIVMTLVILVASGVVSLVAMPALAGLLMVVGAGAIKPARIISVMRTGAIQATVMAVTFVLTLLIPLQFAVLVGVGLGIILFVAQQSNRLRVRQLEFHDDGRVREIDPVTTVPPHEVVVLQPYGNLFYASAPVFEAQLPAVADDSVGSAVIVRLRGIDELGLSSVAVLERYLDDLEAHDSSLWLVVTGDRVRELLAAGGLLERIGADRVYASSEWIGEAVHRAHQDAREWVRQRQ, from the coding sequence ATGACGAACGCGCCGCCCCGCGTGCCCTGGCTCGCCGCGTGGTGGCGCAGCGTGCGCAACGTGTTCCGGCGCGAGACGCTCGGCAAGGACGCGCTGGCCGGCACCATCCTCGGCATCGAGAGCGTCCCTGACGGGCTGGCCATCGGGCTGCTCGCGGGCGTCAACCCGGTCGCCGGCATCTACGCGTTCCTGTTCGGCATGGTCGGCGCGGCCGTGCTCACGAGCAGCACGTTCATGGCCGTGCAGGCCACGGGGGCGATGGCCCTCATCGTCTCGGACACCGATCTCGGCGCGCTGCCCGACCCCGATCGGGGGCTGTTCACGCTCGCCATGCTCACGGGCGTCTTCATGATCATCGCCGGCGTGCTCAAGGGCGGGCGGATGCTGCGCTTCGTACCCACCGCGGTGATGGTCGGCTTCGTGACCGCGGTCGGTGTGAACATCGTGCTCGGCCAGCTCACGAACCTCACGGGCTACGCCGGGCTCGGAGCCAATCGCGTGACGCGCGCCGTCGACACCCTGACCCACTTCTGGCTGATCGACCTTCCCACGCTCACCGTCGGGCTCGTGACGATCGCGCTGATCGTGGTGTTGACGCGGACGCGGCTCCGCTCGCTCGGTCTCGTCGTGGCGATCGCGGCGGGGTCGGCGCTCGCCGCCCTGTTCACCTTCGTGTTCGGCTGGGACGTGCTGACGGTGGGCGACGTCGCGGACGTGCCGACCGGGCTGCCCGCTCCGGTCCTGCCCACCTTCGGCGACCTGGCGTACCTGACGCTGCCGGCGCTGTCGCTGGCGTTCGTGGGACTGGTGCAGGGCGCGGCCGTCGCCGGAGCCGTTCCGAACGCCGACGGCAAGCCGGCGGACGCGTCACGCGACTTCATCGCCCAGGGGCTCGGCAGCATCGTCGCCGGCGTGTTCCGCGGCATGCCGGTGGGCGGCTCGATGTCGGCCTCATCACTCGTGCGGGCGGCCGGCGCGCGCACCCGCCTGGCGCTCTTCATCGCGGCGATCGTGATGACGCTCGTCATCCTCGTCGCGTCGGGCGTCGTCTCGCTCGTCGCCATGCCCGCCCTCGCCGGCCTGCTGATGGTCGTCGGCGCGGGGGCGATCAAGCCGGCGCGCATCATCTCGGTCATGAGGACCGGTGCCATCCAGGCGACGGTCATGGCGGTCACCTTCGTCCTGACCCTGCTCATCCCGCTGCAGTTCGCGGTGCTCGTGGGTGTCGGCCTCGGCATCATCCTGTTCGTCGCCCAGCAGTCGAACCGGCTCCGAGTGCGCCAGCTCGAGTTCCACGACGATGGCCGGGTGCGCGAGATCGATCCGGTCACCACCGTTCCCCCGCACGAGGTCGTGGTGCTGCAGCCCTACGGCAACCTGTTCTACGCGAGCGCCCCGGTCTTCGAGGCGCAGCTGCCCGCGGTCGCCGACGACTCGGTCGGCTCGGCCGTCATCGTGCGTCTCCGCGGCATCGACGAGCTGGGCCTGTCGTCGGTGGCCGTACTGGAGCGCTACCTCGACGACCTCGAGGCCCACGACTCGTCGCTCTGGCTGGTGGTCACCGGCGATCGCGTGCGCGAGCTGCTCGCCGCGGGCGGCCTGCTCGAGCGCATCGGCGCCGACCGGGTGTACGCGAGCTCGGAGTGGATCGGCGAAGCCGTGCATCGCGCGCACCAGGATGCGCGCGAGTGGGTGCGTCAGCGGCAGTGA
- a CDS encoding NPCBM/NEW2 domain-containing protein, whose translation MPRHTHRRRAATTALVVSGSLLGGGLAAVSGALPASADVPVGDVFISDLPWLDESNGWGPVERDTSNGESAPGDGKPITVGGVVYDKGVGMHATGALSVELGANCTAFSAMVGLDDEVTSGIGTVQFQLYGDGTLLAETGVVTGDDAAVELTADVSGVDVLRLVANESTNGKNFDHADWADARVTCDDDVPEEPVVVEQWAIDGPEGSPLDGVVKLDSAGRVALDVVDGETTVVQATRLGLTGSDGDFRDGLVFVGRDDHLVADVYEMTTGKEQERSYTFQESVFEFENADGARFSIAVRLSDDGAAYRYLIAGDGEHRVDDESGAWEMPADGAAWMQRSYAVNYEAEWMQTTAAASNGTGSVGYPALFQQGEHYVLLTESDVHGDYSGSHLAHTPGTLRYGVDLFQGAPVTSQGDLSTPWRVAIVGGLDTVVESTIVDDLATPNALEGQDTSWIKPGVSSWSWLTDWNSPKDEARQRDFVDLSARNGWEYVLLDEGWDASWVPRTVRYAETKGVDVIIWFHSRDLRTQEQRDEWLPRIASWGVKGIKVDFMDTDSQAIHQWYDQIAADTAANHLMINFHGASLPTGLQRTWPHIMSYEAVRGAENGISPARSLMVPFTRNVVGSMDWTPVTFSRGNGNSSKAHEVAMSIVYESGWQHLSDKPEAYAAEPNAERFLQNLPTTWDETQLVSGTPASDVVLARRAGDRWYVGGMRAGSGEPLQLPLEQFGGKHLIVDLLTDDGANGSATLLTTTRTTKDQTLSIPTADNGGFAAVVCLAKPHRDSCLDPAEPWAAVDLAVEPSSAEVAPGSTVELTASFSVEADATKVTVTPVVPQGWTVEGGAVTAKKLAAGRELEGSWTLTVPADGVSGTVEIPIEASYRVDRDEERTAATQSTLWVTPEPLDGVNFVSDLEWLEQSNGYGPVERDQSNGQAAAGDGRPIEIDDVVFAKGVGMHATGSVTAWLGATCSTFDAIVGIDDEVLETPGESGIGSVRFRVYGDDVLLAETTVLTNDDPAFPLHVDVTGVKRLRLVADEATNGKNYDHADWADAKVTCNAG comes from the coding sequence GTGCCCCGTCACACCCATCGCCGTCGAGCCGCCACCACCGCGCTCGTCGTCAGCGGAAGCCTGTTGGGAGGCGGGCTCGCAGCCGTCTCCGGAGCACTGCCCGCCAGCGCCGACGTTCCCGTCGGCGACGTGTTCATCTCAGACCTGCCCTGGCTCGACGAGTCGAACGGGTGGGGTCCGGTCGAGCGCGACACGTCCAACGGCGAGTCGGCGCCGGGCGACGGCAAGCCGATCACCGTCGGCGGCGTCGTCTACGACAAGGGGGTCGGCATGCACGCCACCGGGGCGCTGTCGGTGGAGCTCGGTGCGAACTGCACGGCCTTCAGCGCGATGGTCGGCCTCGACGACGAGGTGACGTCGGGCATCGGCACCGTGCAGTTCCAGCTGTACGGCGATGGCACGCTCCTCGCCGAGACCGGGGTCGTCACGGGCGACGACGCGGCGGTCGAGCTGACGGCGGATGTCTCGGGTGTCGACGTCCTGCGCCTGGTGGCGAACGAGTCGACCAACGGCAAGAACTTCGACCACGCCGACTGGGCGGACGCCAGGGTCACCTGCGACGACGACGTGCCCGAGGAGCCGGTGGTCGTCGAGCAGTGGGCGATCGACGGGCCCGAGGGGTCTCCGCTGGATGGCGTCGTGAAGCTCGATTCCGCGGGACGTGTCGCGCTCGACGTGGTCGACGGCGAGACGACGGTGGTGCAGGCCACGAGGCTCGGCCTCACCGGGAGCGACGGCGACTTCCGCGACGGGCTGGTCTTCGTTGGACGCGACGACCATCTCGTCGCGGACGTCTACGAGATGACCACCGGCAAGGAGCAGGAGCGGTCGTACACGTTCCAGGAGTCCGTGTTCGAGTTCGAGAACGCGGACGGTGCGCGGTTCTCGATCGCCGTGCGGCTCTCCGATGACGGCGCCGCCTACCGATACCTGATCGCCGGCGACGGCGAGCACCGCGTGGACGACGAGTCGGGCGCATGGGAGATGCCGGCGGACGGCGCGGCATGGATGCAGCGGTCCTACGCGGTCAACTACGAAGCCGAATGGATGCAGACGACCGCGGCCGCGTCGAACGGAACGGGCAGCGTCGGATACCCCGCGCTGTTCCAGCAGGGCGAGCACTACGTGCTGCTCACCGAGTCCGACGTGCACGGCGACTACTCGGGTTCCCACCTCGCGCACACGCCCGGCACGCTGCGCTACGGCGTCGACCTCTTCCAGGGCGCCCCGGTGACCTCCCAGGGGGACCTCTCGACCCCATGGCGCGTCGCGATCGTCGGCGGCCTCGACACGGTGGTCGAGTCGACGATCGTCGACGATCTCGCCACGCCGAACGCACTCGAGGGCCAGGACACGTCGTGGATCAAGCCCGGCGTCTCGAGCTGGAGCTGGCTGACCGACTGGAACAGCCCCAAGGACGAAGCCCGTCAGCGGGACTTCGTCGACCTCTCGGCCCGCAACGGCTGGGAGTACGTGCTGCTCGACGAGGGCTGGGACGCGAGCTGGGTGCCGCGCACCGTGCGCTACGCCGAGACGAAGGGCGTCGACGTCATCATCTGGTTCCACAGCCGCGACCTGCGCACGCAGGAGCAGCGCGACGAGTGGCTGCCGCGGATCGCGTCGTGGGGCGTCAAGGGCATCAAGGTCGACTTCATGGACACCGACAGCCAGGCGATCCACCAGTGGTACGACCAGATCGCGGCCGACACCGCGGCCAATCACCTCATGATCAACTTCCACGGTGCCTCCCTCCCGACGGGGCTGCAGCGCACGTGGCCGCACATCATGAGCTACGAGGCCGTGCGCGGTGCCGAGAACGGCATCAGCCCCGCCCGGAGCCTCATGGTTCCGTTCACCCGCAACGTGGTGGGTTCCATGGACTGGACCCCGGTCACCTTCTCCCGTGGCAACGGCAACTCCTCGAAGGCCCACGAGGTCGCGATGAGCATCGTCTACGAGTCGGGCTGGCAGCACCTCTCCGACAAGCCCGAGGCCTACGCGGCCGAGCCGAATGCCGAGCGGTTCCTGCAGAACCTCCCCACGACCTGGGACGAGACCCAGCTGGTGAGCGGAACCCCGGCCTCCGACGTGGTGCTCGCTCGGCGAGCCGGCGACCGCTGGTACGTCGGCGGCATGCGCGCAGGATCGGGCGAACCGCTGCAGCTGCCGCTCGAGCAGTTCGGCGGCAAGCACCTCATCGTCGACCTCCTGACCGACGACGGCGCGAACGGATCCGCGACGCTGCTCACGACGACGCGCACGACGAAAGACCAGACGTTGTCGATCCCGACGGCGGACAACGGCGGGTTCGCGGCCGTGGTCTGCCTGGCGAAGCCGCACCGCGACAGCTGCCTGGACCCGGCGGAGCCGTGGGCCGCGGTCGACCTGGCGGTCGAACCGTCGTCCGCTGAGGTCGCACCGGGTTCCACGGTGGAACTGACGGCGTCGTTCTCCGTCGAGGCGGATGCCACGAAGGTCACGGTGACCCCGGTCGTGCCCCAAGGGTGGACGGTCGAGGGCGGAGCCGTCACAGCGAAGAAGCTGGCCGCTGGGCGGGAGCTCGAGGGCTCCTGGACCCTCACCGTCCCCGCCGACGGCGTCAGCGGAACCGTCGAGATCCCCATCGAGGCGTCTTACCGCGTCGACCGCGACGAGGAGCGCACCGCGGCGACGCAGTCCACGCTGTGGGTCACGCCCGAGCCGCTCGACGGCGTGAACTTCGTCTCCGACCTCGAATGGCTCGAGCAGTCCAACGGCTACGGTCCGGTCGAGCGCGACCAGTCGAACGGTCAGGCGGCCGCGGGCGACGGCCGGCCGATCGAGATCGACGACGTCGTCTTCGCCAAGGGCGTCGGCATGCACGCGACCGGCTCGGTCACGGCGTGGCTCGGCGCCACCTGCTCGACCTTCGACGCGATCGTCGGCATCGACGACGAGGTGCTCGAGACGCCCGGTGAGAGCGGCATCGGCTCGGTCCGGTTCCGCGTCTACGGCGACGACGTGCTGCTCGCCGAGACGACGGTGCTGACCAACGACGACCCGGCCTTCCCGCTGCACGTCGACGTCACCGGCGTGAAGCGGCTTCGGCTCGTCGCCGATGAGGCGACGAACGGCAAGAACTACGACCACGCCGACTGGGCCGACGCCAAGGTCACCTGCAACGCCGGGTGA
- a CDS encoding YciI family protein gives MSKYLILIFQDEAAAQPSGDSVSANYRAFMEKHAGALRGGVALENPATATSIRRDESGESIVTDGPFAESKEALGGTFLIEAADLDEALAIAKEVPAGIGVEVRPVRVVS, from the coding sequence ATGTCCAAGTACCTGATCCTGATCTTCCAGGACGAGGCGGCCGCGCAGCCGTCCGGCGACTCCGTGAGCGCCAACTACCGCGCCTTCATGGAGAAGCACGCCGGGGCCCTTCGGGGCGGGGTCGCCCTCGAGAACCCGGCGACGGCGACGTCCATCCGGCGCGACGAGTCGGGCGAGTCGATCGTGACCGACGGCCCGTTCGCGGAGTCGAAGGAGGCGCTCGGCGGCACGTTCCTCATCGAGGCGGCCGACCTCGACGAGGCGCTCGCCATCGCCAAGGAGGTGCCCGCGGGCATCGGCGTCGAGGTGCGGCCCGTGCGGGTCGTCAGCTGA